A window of the Pararge aegeria chromosome 2, ilParAegt1.1, whole genome shotgun sequence genome harbors these coding sequences:
- the LOC120630866 gene encoding KH domain-containing protein 3-like has translation MRFQLVAVALFAVTTAIPVHVQPGLADPELIIAQPDLNGPAPIIVKPDLTGPAPIIVKPDQTGPPPIIVLPDLTGPESIIAQPDLTGPAPIIVKPDQTGPPPIIVLPDLTGPEYIVVLPDLTGPAPIIIKPDQTGPPPIIVLPDLTGPAPIIVKPDQVGPAPIILIPDLTGP, from the coding sequence ATGCGGTTTCAACTTGTAGCCGTTGCCTTGTTTGCCGTAACGACTGCAATTCCTGTACACGTGCAACCAGGCCTCGCGGATCCGGAGCTCATCATAGCTCAACCTGATTTAAATGGACCTGCACCCATCATCGTAAAACCTGATCTAACAGGACCTGCACCAATTATTGTTAAACCTGATCAAACAGGACCTCCGCCTATCATCGTCCTACCTGATTTAACAGGCCCTGAGTCCATCATTGCTCAGCCTGATTTAACTGGACCTGCACCAATTATTGTTAAACCTGATCAAACAGGACCTCCACCTATAATCGTTCTACCTGATTTAACAGGCCCTGAGTACATCGTCGTCTTACCTGATTTAACAGGACCTGCACCAATTATTATCAAACCTGATCAAACAGGACCTCCACCTATAATAGTTCTACCTGATTTAACAGGACCTGCACCAATTATTGTGAAACCTGATCAAGTGGGCCCTGCACCTATCATATTAATACCTGATTTAACAGGCCCATAG